A genomic segment from Onychomys torridus unplaced genomic scaffold, mOncTor1.1, whole genome shotgun sequence encodes:
- the LOC118575456 gene encoding LOW QUALITY PROTEIN: sperm motility kinase-like (The sequence of the model RefSeq protein was modified relative to this genomic sequence to represent the inferred CDS: deleted 1 base in 1 codon), with product MEQGEEARCSDEETFTAEYKMMMTLGRGQFSEVKRAFHIPTVSWVAVKILRNQKKYASLIKSEINIMKSLTHPNIIKLFHVVQTRETTYLVMEHASEGDLLHHILDLGHLEESKARRLFTQILHAVQYCHDNFIIHRDIKAQNILLDHKGNAKLCDFGLSAKVIPGQRLGDFCGTLPYCAPELFGKEAYDGRATDIWSLGVLLFFMVTGRFPFNAYSDVRVIQQILDANFRVPPHVSVDIRDVILKLLIKNPYRRLTIGQIMRHPMVRNSEAHSPPTSHSLSQAPRALALSGP from the exons ATGGAGCAGGGCGAGGAGGCCCGCTGCTCTGATGAGGAGACCTTCACTGCTGAGTATAAGATGATGATGACCCTGggcagaggacagttttcagagGTCAAACGGGCCTTTCATATCCCCACTGTATCCTGGGTGGCTGTAAAAATTCTTAGAAATCAGAAGAAGTATGCCTCGCTTATCAAGAGTGAAATCAACATCATGAAATCCCTTACCCATCCCAACATAATTAAATTGTTTCATGTGGTCCAGACCAGAGAGACCACCTACCTGGTGATGGAGCATGCTTCAGAGGGAGACCTGCTGCATCACATCCTGGACCTGGGGCACTTAGAGGAGAGCAAGGCTCGAAGGCTGTTTACTCAGATACTGCATGCAGTGCAGTATTGCCATGATAACTTTATCATCCACAGAGACATAAAGGCCCAAAACATCCTGCTCGACCACAAGGGTAATGCCAAGCTGTGTGATTTCGGCCTCTCGGCTAAGGTCATCCCTGGGCAGAGACTTGGTGATTTCTGTGGCACTTTACCTTACTGTGCCCCAGAACTCTTTGGAAAGGAGGCATATGATGGCCGTGCCACTGATATTTGGAGTTTAGGTGTGCTCCTCTTCTTCATGGTGACTGGGCGCTTTCCCTTCAATGCTTACTCTGATGTGAGGGTGATACAGCAGATCCTTGATGCAAACTTCAGGGTGCCTCCCCATGTTTCCGTTGATATTCGTGATGTCATCCTCAAACTGCTGATTAAAAACCCCTACAGGAGGCTCACCATAGGCCAAATCATGAGGCACCCCATGGTCAGGAACAGTGAGGCCCATTCACCGCCTACT TCCCACAGTCTCTCCCAGGCACCCCGAGCCCTGGCATTGTCAGGGCCATGA